The genomic segment GCTCGAAGCCGGGTGCAGTGCCCCGGTCGGAGCGCTGGCCGAGGTGGTGGAGGACCTCGACGAGAACGGCTCGGTGATCGAGCGGATCTCGCTGCGGGGTACCGCGGCCGTCGGCGGCGACGGCGAAGCGGTCGACATGCTGCGGGCCTCCGCGGTGGCCGGCAAGGCCGACGCGGAGAAGCTGGGCCGGGAGCTGGCAGCGGAGCTGCTCGACCTCGGCGCCGGTGCGCTGACCGCGAACTGATTCTCGTTTTCCCCGGGCCATCCCGGGGAAAACCGCATGCCAGGTAAAGAGGAGAGACGTAGAGATGACCCCCGCGCGCAAGACCACCGGGCGCGTCGCCTTCGTGGGCTCGGGCCCCGGAGACGCCGGTCTGCTGACCGTCCGCGCCCAGGAGTTGCTGGGCAAGGCCGAGGTCGTGGTGACCGATCCGGACGTACCCGCCGGTGTGCTGGCCTTCGCCCACCCCGACGCCGAGGTGCGCCCCGCGGTGGGGGACCCGGCCGAGGTGGCCAAGGACCTGGGCAACGAGGCCAAGTCGGGCAGGCTGGTGCTCCGGCTGGTCGCCGGTGACCCGCTGACCCAGCCCGCCGCGGTGGCCGAGGTGCAGGCCGTGGCCAAGAGCAACGTGGTGTTCGACATCGTGCCCGGGGTCTCGCCCGGTGCCGCGGTGCCCGCCTACGCCGGGGTCGCGCTCGGCGGCACGCACACCGAGGTGGACGTGCGCGGTGAGGTCGACTGGGCCGCGCTGGCCGCCACCGGCGCTCCGCTGGTGCTGCACGCCACCTCCAGCCACCTCGCCGAAGCGGCCTCCGCGCTGACCGAGCACGGGCTGGCCCCGGCCACCCCGGTCGCGGTGACCTCGAACGGCACCATCAACACCCAGCGCACGGTCGACTCGACGCTGGCCTCGCTGTCCGCCGACGCCGGTGAGCTGGTCGGCCCGCTGGTGGTCACCGTGGGGCAGGCCGCCGGGCAGCGCTCGAAGCTGTCCTGGTGGGAGTCGCGCGCGCTGTACGGCTGGAAGGTCCTGGTGCCGCGCACCAAGGAGCAGGCCGGCGACATGGCCGACCGGCTGCACAGCCACGGCGCCACCTCGCACGAGGTGCCGACCATCTCGGTCGAGCCGCCGCGCAGCCCGGCGCAGATGGAACGCTCGGTCAAGGGCCTGGTCGACGGCCGGTACCAGTGGCTGGTGTTCACCTCGACCAACGCCGTGCGCGCGGTGTGGGAGAAGTTCGAGGAGTTCGGCCTGGACGCGCGGGCGTTCTCCGGCGTGAAGATCGCCTGCGTCGGCGCGGCGACCGCGGCGAAGGTGCGCTCGTTCGGCATCATCCCCGAGCTGGTGCCGAGCGGGGAGCAGTCCTCGGAAGGCCTGCTGGCCGAGTTCCCGCCGTACGACGACGTGCTGGACCCGGTCGACCGGGTGCTGCTGCCGCGGGCGGACATCGCCACCGAGACGCTGTCGGCCGGCCTGCGTGAGCGGGGCTGGGAGATCGACGACGTCACCGCCTACCGCACCGTCCGGGCGGCCCCGCCGCCCGCCGACACCCGCGAGATGATCAAGACCGGCGGCTTCGACGCGGTGTGCTTCACCTCGTCGTCCACCGTCCGGAACCTGGTCGGCATCGCGGGCAAGCCGCACACCCGGACCCTGGTGGCCTGCATCGGCCCGAAGACCGCGGAAACGGCGACCGAGTTCGGCCTGCGCGTGGACGTGCAGCCGGAAACCCCGAACGTGACCGCACTGGTGGACGCGCTCGCCGAGCACGCCGCCCGCCTGCGCGCCGAAGGCGCCCTGCCGCCGCCGCGCAAAGCCAAGCGCGCACGCCGCTCGTAACCCTCCTACGCTCCGCCAAGGCGGCCTTGTCCCCCCGGACAAGGCCGCCTTCGCGTATCCGAACGTGGAACTCGGCCGCCTGAACGTGGAGTTCAGCCGCCCGAATGCGAGTTTCGGCTACCTGAGTGTGTGGTTCGGCTGCCTGAGTGTGGGGTTCGGGTGCTGGTGAGTTCTACGTTCAGGAAGCCGAGTTACACACTGGGGAAGCTGAGTTCTACGTTGGGGAAGTTGAGTGCGACGTTGGGGTAGTTGAGTTCTGCATTCGCGCGGTGCGGGGTTTTGTAGTGCGCGGGAATGCGGACGGGGATTCTGACAAATTGTCATAAAATGGGGTGGGGGCGGCGAATTCGGGAATGGGCGGGGAGTACCGTCGAGAGGGTGTTTCCCGAGCATCGTCCCCGCCGGTTGCGTGTCAGTCCCGCGATGCGGCGCCTCGTCAGTGAGACCACGCTGCGGCCACGGCAGCTGATCCTGCCGATGTTCGTGGCCGAGGGCGCCGACGCGCCGCGGCCGATCGCGAGCATGCCCGGTGTGGTCCAGCACACCCGCGATTCGCTGCGCAAGGCCGCGGTGGAAGCCGTGCGCGCGGGGGTCGGGGGGCTGATGATCTTCGGCATCCCCGAGCACCACGACGCCGTCGGCTCCGGCGCCACCGACGAGAACGGCATCCTC from the Amycolatopsis magusensis genome contains:
- a CDS encoding uroporphyrinogen-III synthase, whose product is MTPARKTTGRVAFVGSGPGDAGLLTVRAQELLGKAEVVVTDPDVPAGVLAFAHPDAEVRPAVGDPAEVAKDLGNEAKSGRLVLRLVAGDPLTQPAAVAEVQAVAKSNVVFDIVPGVSPGAAVPAYAGVALGGTHTEVDVRGEVDWAALAATGAPLVLHATSSHLAEAASALTEHGLAPATPVAVTSNGTINTQRTVDSTLASLSADAGELVGPLVVTVGQAAGQRSKLSWWESRALYGWKVLVPRTKEQAGDMADRLHSHGATSHEVPTISVEPPRSPAQMERSVKGLVDGRYQWLVFTSTNAVRAVWEKFEEFGLDARAFSGVKIACVGAATAAKVRSFGIIPELVPSGEQSSEGLLAEFPPYDDVLDPVDRVLLPRADIATETLSAGLRERGWEIDDVTAYRTVRAAPPPADTREMIKTGGFDAVCFTSSSTVRNLVGIAGKPHTRTLVACIGPKTAETATEFGLRVDVQPETPNVTALVDALAEHAARLRAEGALPPPRKAKRARRS